One genomic window of Lagenorhynchus albirostris chromosome 17, mLagAlb1.1, whole genome shotgun sequence includes the following:
- the MAL2 gene encoding protein MAL2 isoform X1, which produces MSAGGAPVPPPANPAVSFPAPRVTLPVGPDILRTYSGAFVCLEIVLGALVWILVASSNVPLPLLQGWVMFVSVTAFICSLLFLGVFLSGVVTQINANWNFLDLAYHFTVFVFYFGAFLLEVAATSLHDLRCNRTMAVQPLLNDNQYNINVAATKMPRSEMYQRDNQQKKGGDNSRMIFAFVTTACYGCSLGLALRRWRP; this is translated from the exons ATGTCGGCCGGCGGAGCGCCAGTCCCGCCGCCCGCGAACCCCGCCGTGTCCTTCCCGGCGCCACGGGTCACCCTGCCCGTCGGCCCCGACATCCTGCGGACCTACTCGGGCGCCTTCGTCTGCCTGGAGATT GTGCTTGGGGCACTCGTGTGGATCCTGGTCGCCTCCTCCAATGTTCCTCTACCTCTGCTGCAAGGATGGGTCATGTTCGTGTCCGTGACGGCTTTCatctgttccctcctcttcctgggCGTGTTCCTCTCTGGCGTGGTGACTCAGATTAATGCCAACTGGAACTTCCTG GATCTCGCTTACCATTTTACAGTGTTCGTCTTCTACTTTGGAGCCTTTTTGCTGGAAGTAGCTGCCACATCGCTGCACGATCTACGTTGCAATCGAACCATGGCTGTGCAGCCGCTCTTGAACGATAACCAGTATAACATCAACGTGGCAGCCACA AAAATGCCTAGATCAGAGATGTATCAGAGAGACAACCAGCAGAAGAAGGGTGGGGATAATAGCAGAATG atttttgcCTTTGTGACGACAGCTTGTTACGGTTGCAGTTTGGGTCTGGCCTTACGACGATGGCGACCGTAA
- the MAL2 gene encoding protein MAL2 isoform X2, whose protein sequence is MSAGGAPVPPPANPAVSFPAPRVTLPVGPDILRTYSGAFVCLEIVLGALVWILVASSNVPLPLLQGWVMFVSVTAFICSLLFLGVFLSGVVTQINANWNFLDLAYHFTVFVFYFGAFLLEVAATSLHDLRCNRTMAVQPLLNDNQYNINVAATKMPRSEMYQRDNQQKKGGDNSRMVIML, encoded by the exons ATGTCGGCCGGCGGAGCGCCAGTCCCGCCGCCCGCGAACCCCGCCGTGTCCTTCCCGGCGCCACGGGTCACCCTGCCCGTCGGCCCCGACATCCTGCGGACCTACTCGGGCGCCTTCGTCTGCCTGGAGATT GTGCTTGGGGCACTCGTGTGGATCCTGGTCGCCTCCTCCAATGTTCCTCTACCTCTGCTGCAAGGATGGGTCATGTTCGTGTCCGTGACGGCTTTCatctgttccctcctcttcctgggCGTGTTCCTCTCTGGCGTGGTGACTCAGATTAATGCCAACTGGAACTTCCTG GATCTCGCTTACCATTTTACAGTGTTCGTCTTCTACTTTGGAGCCTTTTTGCTGGAAGTAGCTGCCACATCGCTGCACGATCTACGTTGCAATCGAACCATGGCTGTGCAGCCGCTCTTGAACGATAACCAGTATAACATCAACGTGGCAGCCACA AAAATGCCTAGATCAGAGATGTATCAGAGAGACAACCAGCAGAAGAAGGGTGGGGATAATAGCAGAATGGTAATTATGCTGTAA
- the MAL2 gene encoding protein MAL2 isoform X4 — protein MSAGGAPVPPPANPAVSFPAPRVTLPVGPDILRTYSGAFVCLEIVLGALVWILVASSNVPLPLLQGWVMFVSVTAFICSLLFLGVFLSGVVTQINANWNFLDLAYHFTVFVFYFGAFLLEVAATSLHDLRCNRTMAVQPLLNDNQYNINVAATLTFLTASLTHLR, from the exons ATGTCGGCCGGCGGAGCGCCAGTCCCGCCGCCCGCGAACCCCGCCGTGTCCTTCCCGGCGCCACGGGTCACCCTGCCCGTCGGCCCCGACATCCTGCGGACCTACTCGGGCGCCTTCGTCTGCCTGGAGATT GTGCTTGGGGCACTCGTGTGGATCCTGGTCGCCTCCTCCAATGTTCCTCTACCTCTGCTGCAAGGATGGGTCATGTTCGTGTCCGTGACGGCTTTCatctgttccctcctcttcctgggCGTGTTCCTCTCTGGCGTGGTGACTCAGATTAATGCCAACTGGAACTTCCTG GATCTCGCTTACCATTTTACAGTGTTCGTCTTCTACTTTGGAGCCTTTTTGCTGGAAGTAGCTGCCACATCGCTGCACGATCTACGTTGCAATCGAACCATGGCTGTGCAGCCGCTCTTGAACGATAACCAGTATAACATCAACGTGGCAGCCACA
- the MAL2 gene encoding protein MAL2 isoform X3 produces MSAGGAPVPPPANPAVSFPAPRVTLPVGPDILRTYSGAFVCLEIVLGALVWILVASSNVPLPLLQGWVMFVSVTAFICSLLFLGVFLSGVVTQINANWNFLDLAYHFTVFVFYFGAFLLEVAATSLHDLRCNRTMAVQPLLNDNQYNINVAATIFAFVTTACYGCSLGLALRRWRP; encoded by the exons ATGTCGGCCGGCGGAGCGCCAGTCCCGCCGCCCGCGAACCCCGCCGTGTCCTTCCCGGCGCCACGGGTCACCCTGCCCGTCGGCCCCGACATCCTGCGGACCTACTCGGGCGCCTTCGTCTGCCTGGAGATT GTGCTTGGGGCACTCGTGTGGATCCTGGTCGCCTCCTCCAATGTTCCTCTACCTCTGCTGCAAGGATGGGTCATGTTCGTGTCCGTGACGGCTTTCatctgttccctcctcttcctgggCGTGTTCCTCTCTGGCGTGGTGACTCAGATTAATGCCAACTGGAACTTCCTG GATCTCGCTTACCATTTTACAGTGTTCGTCTTCTACTTTGGAGCCTTTTTGCTGGAAGTAGCTGCCACATCGCTGCACGATCTACGTTGCAATCGAACCATGGCTGTGCAGCCGCTCTTGAACGATAACCAGTATAACATCAACGTGGCAGCCACA atttttgcCTTTGTGACGACAGCTTGTTACGGTTGCAGTTTGGGTCTGGCCTTACGACGATGGCGACCGTAA